The following is a genomic window from Citrifermentans bemidjiense Bem.
CAACACAGCAGGCAAGCTCTACGACTTCACCCTCGGCAAGACCACGGTCAAGCCGGGCGACCGGGTCATCGTCGAGACCGAGCGCGGCAAGAGCATAGGGCAGGTCGTTGCCGGCCCCATCGAAGTGGACGACGCGCTGGTGCCGGAAGGAATCAAACCGGTTCAACGCCTGGCGGAGGCCAGCGACCTGGCGACGCTGGCGACCAACACGGCAAAAGAGAAAGAGGCGCACAAGTTCTGCCTGACCCGGATCAAGGAACGGGGCATGGACATGAAGCTGGTGCGGGTCGAGTACCTATTCGACGGCAGCAAGGCGATCTTCTACTTCACGGCCGACGGCCGGGTCGATTTTCGCGAACTGGTCAAGGACTTGGCGCATGCCTTCCACACCAGGATCGAGATGCGCCAGATAGGCGTCAGGGACGAGTCGAAGATGGTCGGCGGCATCGGGATCTGCGGGCGCGAACTCTGCTGCTCCTCCTACCTGCGCGAGTTCGAGCCGGTCTCGGTGAAGATGGCCAAGGAGCAGAACCTGGCGCTCAACCCGAGCAAGATCTCCGGGCAGTGCGGCAGGCTTCTTTGCTGCCTCTCCTACGAGTTCGACACCTACTGCAGCCTGAGAAAGGGGCTCCCCAAGTGCGGCAAAAGGGTCCAGTGCGGCTGCGTCGACGGCGAAGTGGTGAAGGTGAACGTGCTGCAGCAGACCGTCACCGTGAGAAACGTAGACGACACTATGGTCACGCTGAACGGCGACGAGATCAGCCCCGAGAACGTCAGCGACCGCGTCAAGAAACCGCAGGGCAAGGGAGAGCAGCAGCAGGGCGACAAGGGCAAAGGCCCGCAGGGCTCCGGCAAGCAGCGCCGCAACAGGCCCCAGGACGTTAAGGAAAGAAAAAAGGAGAAACCACAATGAAGCCCGCCTACTACGTCACCACCCCCATCTACTACGTAAACGACGTCCCGCACATAGGCCACGCATACACCACGCTTGCCGCGGACGTACTGGCGCGCTACAAGCGGCTCAAGGGCTTCGACGTCTTCTTCCTGACCGGCACCGACGAGCACGGACAGAAGGTGGAGAAGGCTGCCATCGCCGCCGGCGAGACCCCGCTGGAGCTGGCCGACCGCGTCATGAAGCGTTTCCAGTCGCTTTGGGAGAAGCTGGAGATCTCCAACACCGACTTCATCAGGACCACCCAGGAGCGCCACAAGAAAGGCGTTTCGGTGCTCTTCGAGAGGGTGATGGAGAAAGGGGACATCTACCTCGGGGAGTATGAGGACTGGTACTGCACCCCGTGCGAAACCTTCTGGACCGAGACGCAGTTGATCGACTACAAGTGCCCTGACTGCAACAGGCCTACCGAGAAGCTGAAGGAGGAGTCGTACTTCTTCAGGATGAGCAAGTATCAGGACCAGCTTCTGGCCCACATAGAGGCGAACCCGGACTTCATCCAGCCCAAGAGCCGCAGAAACGAGATCATCTCCTTCGTCAAGGAAGGGCTTCGCGACCTCTCCGTCTCCCGCACCACCTTCCAGTGGGGGATCCCGGTCCCGGGCAACGACAAGCACGTGGTCTACGTCTGGTTCGATGCGCTGACGAACTACATCACCGCGCTCGGCTACCCCGACGAGCAAGGGAACTTCGGCAAGTACTGGCCCTGCGACGTGCACCTGATCGGCAAGGACATCCTGCGTTTCCACACCGTCTACTGGCCCACCTTCCTGATGGCGGCCGGGCTCCCGATCCCCAAGAAGGTGTTCGCCCACGGCTGGTGGACCGTCGAAGGGCAGAAGATGAGCAAGAGCCTGCAGAACGTGGTCGAGCCCAACATGCTGGTCGACAAGTACGGGGTGGACGCGGTGCGCTACTTCCTGCTGCGCGAAGTCCCCTTCGGCCTGGACGGCGACTTCTCGCACCAGGCGCTGGTGCACAGGATCAACTCCGATCTCGCCAACGACCTCGGTAACCTCCTGAACCGTTCCACCGCGATGCTGGGGAAATACTTCGGAGGCGTTTTGCAGGCCCCCGGCGAGGAGACCGACCTGGACGCGGCCTACCGCGAGAAAACCGCGGCCATGATCGGCCAGGTGGACGGGTTCATCGAGGACCTAGCCTTCAGCCGCGCGCTGCAGGCGATCTGGGAGGTCATCTCCGCCGGCAACAAGTACATCGACGAGACCGCCCCCTGGACCCTCGCCAAGGACCCGGAAAAAAGGGAGCGCCTGGCGACCGTCATGTACTACATGCTGGAGTCGCAGAGGGTGGTCTACTCGCTTCTCTCCGCCTTCATGCCCAAGACCTCCGAGAAGGGGCTTTGCTGCCTGGGTTGGCCGCAGGCGCCCGACGCCGGCGACCTCGCCTGGGGTGGGCTCAAGCCCGGCACCCCCATAGCCAAGGCCGAGGCGCTCTTCCCGAGGATCGAGGAAAAAGCGGAATAGCAAAACCAGTTCACGCAAAGACGCGAAGACGCAAAGAAAGACAAAAGGCGCTGCACAGGGTCCCCCTTGTGAAGCGCCTTTTTTGCTTTTGCAGTTCTTTGCGCCTTTGCGTCTTTGCGTGAGAGCGGTTTACCCCGTGCCCGGCAGCGGGCGGAGTTCGCCGGGGGCGAACAGGAAGAAGACACGCAGGATGCAGTACTTGTAGAATTCGGAGAAGAGAAGCTTGAAGCTCCCCTTGTGGTTCCACCACTCTTCCTTCAAGTTGCTGGAGTCGACCGGATGGGGATAAATGGCGACGTCCTTGGGGAACGCGTTCCGGAACAGGATGGTGGAGCGCTTCATATGGTAGCGCGAGGTGATCAGCTTGATGGAGCTCACCTTGTGCTTCATGATCATGTCCCGGGCGTAGATGGCGTTCTCCAAGGTGTTCCTCGACGTCTTCTCCAGATAGACGTTCTCAGCGCCTGCTCCCTGGTAAAGCTCGTGCTTTTTCACCAGGGGATCGACCCCGATCAGAAAGAGGAGCTTTCCCTGTCCGGCCCGGTACAGCTTCACCCCCTCCTCGACCCGCCCCCGACCGCCGGTCAAGACCACGATGGCGTCGGCGTGCACGTCGCGCTGAGACAGTGAAAAGGTCTTATAGACGAAGTCCACGAACAAAACACTCAGGACGATCAGTATCAACACCATGAGCGAAAACAGTCCCTTCAATAAAGCCATGATTTAGCACCCGAAAAAAAGCATCGTTCGCCACTTTTTGCTTGCATCGAAAGTGCGACTCTGCTATTAATTACGACTTCAGTAACCACCGGAGGGTAGAAAGAAATGTCCAGAATATGCGAGATTTGCGGTAAAGGCCCTAGCTTCGGGAATAATGTCAGCCACGCTAACAACAAGACCAGCAAAATCTGGCGCCCGAACCTGCAGAAGATCAAGGCCGTTAAAAACGGTACCGTCAGGAGCATCAAGGTCTGCACCCGCTGCATCCGCTCCGGTCACGTCACCAAGGCCCTCTAGTAGATCTTCCGCAAAGCAATTAAAGCCGCGGCGCAGCATGCGTCCGCGGCTTTATTTTTGCCCGCAGGATACATCTAGCCGCAGAGGGCGGTCACCTCGATCTCGACCAGCGCGCCGCGCGGCAGCCCTTTCACCTCGACGGTGACCCGTGCCGGAGCCTCGGCTTCGAAGAAACGGCCGTAGATCCCGTTCACCGTGGCGAAGTCCGCCATGTTGGCTAGGTAGATCACGGTCTTCACCACGTCGCCAAAGTCGACGCCTGCCGCCTGCAAAAGCGCGCCGATGTTCTTCATCACCTGCTCGGTCTCGGCGACGATCCCCCCCTGTACTATCTCCCCAGACACCGGGTCGAGAGCGATGGCGCCGGAAAGAAAGAGAAACCCTCCCGCCTTCACGCCCTGCGAATACGGGCCGATCGCCTTGGGCGCCTGCTCCGTTACGATGATCTCCTTTTTCATGCTATCCCCCTTGCTGCCTTGAATGTTGTTCCTAGCTTCTCAGCCTTTCCACCTTGATGACACCCTTCACCTTCATGATGGCGGCGAACACCTTCTTCAGGTGGTCTAGGTCGGTTACGTCCACCTCGAAGAGGTTCTCGCCCCGCTTGTCGAGGGTGCTCTGGATGGAGGCGCTGGAGATGTTGGCCTCGCAGTTGGTGATGGCGGTGGCGATGTTCGCCAGGATCCCCTTTTCGTCGTTGCAGACGACGCGGATCTTGACCGGAAGCGCGCTCTTTCTCCCCTTGTTCCAGGCCACCTCGATGCGGCGCTCGGGCTCCAGCGCCATGGCGAAGGGGCAGTCCGCAGTGTGGATGGTGACCCCGCGCCCGCGGGTGATGAAGCCGGTGATCTCGTCGCCGGGAAGAGGGTTGCAGCACTTGCCGAAGCGCACCAGCACGTCCTCGACGCCGCTGATCTCGATCGCCGAGGAGGATTTCCCCTTCAGCTTCTCGATCACCTTACCGATGCGCGTTTCCTTCTGCTCCTTCGCGGCATCGAGCTTTTCGGCAGGGATCAGCTTGGAAAGGATCTGGTTCACGGAGAGCTTGCCGTAGCCCACCGACGCCATCAGGTCGTCCTCTGCCACGAAGCCGAACTCCTGGGCCACCTTCTTCAACTCGCCGGTTTTTTGCAGCTTCCCGAAGTTGAGCGAGAAGCGGCGGAACTCCTTCTCACAGATCTCGCGACCCAGCGTGATGCTCCGCATCCGCTCTTCGGTCTTAACCCAGGCCCTGATCTTGTTGCGCGCGCGGGAGCTCTTGACTATCTTCAGCCAGTCCTTGGAGGGGGTGTGGTGCGGCGAGGTAATCACTTCGACGATGTCGCCTGTCTTCAGCTCGTACTTGAGCGGGACCAGCTTGCCGTTCACCTTGGCGCCGACGCAGCGGTGCCCCACGTCGGTGTGGACCGAATAGGCGAAATCTATGGGGGTCGACCCCTTGGGGAACCCCTTCACGTCCCCTTTCGGTGTGAAGATGAAGACGTCCTCGGGGAAGAGCTCGACCTTGACGGTGTCCATGAACTCCTTGGAGTCGTCGAGTTCCTGCTGCCATTCGAGGAGCTGCCTGATCCAGGTGAAGCGCTTGACGTCCTTGTCGTCGTACCCCTTCCCTTCTTTGTACTTCCAGTGTGCCGCGATCCCGGACTCCGCCACGCGGTGCATCTCCACGGTACGGATCTGCACCTCCATGCGTTCGCCGTAAGGGCCGATGACCGTCGTGTGCAGCGACTGGTACATGTTCCCCTTGGGCATGGCGATGTAGTCCTTGAAGCGTCCCGGGATCGGCTTCCAGGTGGAATGAATGATCCCCAACACCTCGTAGCACTCGCGGATGTCCTCCACCGAGACGCGGATGGCGATCAGGTCGTAGATCTCGTCGATGTCGACGTTGCGGCTCTGCATCTTGCGGTAGATGGAGTAGAGGTGCTTGGAGCGCCCGGAGACGTCCCCCTTGATGCCGTGCTCCTCCAACTGTTTCTTGATGATCTCCTTCACCGTCGCGACGTAGGACTCTCGCTCCTGCTTCTTCTTCGCCACCTTGCCGGCCAAATCGTAGTAGAGCTGGGGCTCCAGGTAGCGGAAGGAAAGGTCCTCCAGCTCCCCCTTGACCCAGGAGATCCCGAGCCGGTTGGCGATGGGGGCGTAGATGTCGAGGGTTTCCTTGGCGATGGTGCGCTGCTTGGGCTCGGGCTGGTACTGCAGGGTGCGCATGTTGTGCAGACGGTCGGCGAGTTTCACCAGGATGACCCTGATGTCGGTGGCCATGGCGAGGAGCATCTTGCGGAAGTTCTCCGCCTGGCTCTCCTCCTTGGTCTTGAAGTGGATCTTGCCGATCTTGGTGACGCCGTCGACGAGCCTCGCCACCTCGGCGCCGAAAAGCGACTCCAGCTCCTCGTGCGTGGTCAGGGTGTCCTCGACCGTGTCGTGCAAAAGCCCGGTGACCACGGCAGGGAGGTCCAGGCGCAGGTCCGCCAGTATCCCGGCCACCTCCATGGGGTGGATCAGGTACGGCTCTCCCGAGAGCCTGGTCTGCCCCTGGTGCACCTTGGCACAGAAGACGTAGGCCTTGCGGAGCAGGTCGAGGTCGCAACCGGGATTGTAGGAGGCGACCTTTTCAAGTATGTCGTTGAGTCTTATCATCGCGCCTGTCTTTGCTGAAAAAGAAGGGGCTAGCGGCAGCAGGTCCCGATTCCCCTTTAGCCGTTAGCCCCCAGCTCGTGAAAAAAAGGGAGACCGCGCAGCGAGTCCCCCTTCCTGTCTTTTAACGACCTTTCTTGCCTATTTCACAGCCGATTTTGCCAGCGGCGATCTCCCTCAGGGAGACGACCACGTTCTTGTTGGCGCCCCTGTTGTCGATGAGCGGCCTTGCCCCTTTGAAAAGCTGCTTCACCCTCTTGGAGGCGAGCATGACGAGAAGGAAGCGGTTGTCCACCTTCTCGAGACAATCTTCTACGGTTACCCTTGCCATAATTTGAATCCCCTTTGTGGTTTAACTGTTAGATCTCGAAGGTCGCGGAAAGACCCTGGATGAGTCGGGTGGTTCTGCAGCGCTCGGCTATAAGCACGCTCTTCAGCTGCTCGACAGCCTCGCTGAACCGGTCGTTGACGATGATGTAGTCGTACCAGCGCGCTTCCTTGATCTCGCCGGCGGCGTTGTTGATGCGGCGCTCGATCACCTCCGGGGAGTCGGAGGAGCGGTGGTCGAGGCGGCGGCGCAGCTCCTCGATGTTCGGTGGGAGCACGAAGATGTAAACGCCCCCTTCGAAGCGTCCCTTGAGCTGCCGCGCACCCTGGCAGTCGATATCAAGGATCAGGTCGATCCCGTCGGTGCGGGATTCCTTCAAGGTGGCAAGCGAGGTGCCGTACAGGTTGCCGTGAACCTCGGCCCACTCCGCGAACTCGCCCGCCTCGACCATGCGGTTGAATTCTTCCTTGCCCACAAAAAAATAATCACGCCCGTGCACCTCTCCGGTACGGGGAGGGCGCGTCGTGTGGCTGACAGAATGCCGTAGGTTCGGGAAAATGTCAATTATTTCCTTGCAGAGCGAGGTCTTGCCCGCCCCCGAGGGTGCCGATATCACATACAGTACGCCTTCTCGTTTCATGGTTCTCCATCCGTTTATGCGTTATGCCCGCCGGGAGTTCCCGGCAAGGCCCAAGCCGCTACTCGATGTTCTGCACCTGCTCCCGGATCTTCTCCAGCTCTGCCTTCAGCTCCACCACCAGGGCTGCCATTTGCGCGTCGTTCGCCTTGGAGCCTGTGGTGTTCACCTCGCGGTTGATCTCCTGGAGCAGGAAATCGAGCTTGCGCCCCACCGGCTCGCCGCTATTGAGCGTCTCGTCGAACTGGCGCAGATGGCTCTCCAGGCGCACCAGCTCTTCGGTCACGTCGCACTTGTCGGCCAAAAGGGCGACCTCGACTGCCAGGCGCTCCTCCGGAACATTCCCCTCGGTGAGGAGCTGCCCGATCCTCTCCTTGAGGCGCTGCGCGTACTCCTGCACCACGAGCGGGGAACGCGCCCCCACCTTGGCGATCAGCTGGGCCAGCACCTCGCGCCGCTTCTGGAAATCGGCGTAGAGCGATTCCCCCTCGAAAAGCCGCATCTCGTCCACCCGGCGCAGCGCGTCCTCCAAGGCGACGACAAGCTCCGGCGGGATCTCCTCCAGGGTAGCCTCGGCCTCGGCGGCCACCGTGACCACGTCGCGCTGGCAGGCGATCAGCGAGAGCTTCACCTCCCCTTCCAGCCCCAGCGCCTCCTTGATGCTGGTGAACGCCTTGAGGTAGCCGCGCGCAAGCGGCAGGTTCGCCGTCGGCACCCCGAGCGACACCGCGTTTTCGACCTGGATGAATACGTCGATCTTGCCGCGCACCAGCCTCTCGGCCACCCGCTTCTTGATCTCGTTCTCGAACTGCATCAGCGCGCGCGGGAGCTTTACCGTCACCTCGCCGTAGCGGTGGTTCACGCAGCGCACCTCGACTACGAACCTTCCCCCCTCGTGGGTGGACTCTCCCTTGCCATACCCCGTCATGCTCTTGATCATGCGCTCTCCTTAGTGAAAGCCTTGTACGGCTATTTCTGTTTTTCGAACAGTTTTTTCTCCCAGCGCCAGGCATCCTCGATGATGGTGCGCAGGCTGTTGTAGCGGGGGGTCCAGCCGAGCACGCTGCGGATGCGGTCGGCGACGGCCACCAGATCAGCCGGATCCCCCGGGCGGCGCGGCCCCTCGACTACCTTGAAGTCGACCCCGCTTACCTCCTTGACCACCTTGATCACTTCCCGGACGCTCCCGCCCTGCCCATATCCGACGTTGATGGTGCTCGACGTCCCCCCCTGCTCCAGGTACTTAAGAGCGTAGAGATGGGCGGCGGCGAGATCCTCGATGTGGATATAGTCGCGGATGCCGGTCCCGTCGGGGGTATTGTAGTCGGTGCCGAAGATGGAAACGCTGTCGCGCATCCCCAGAGCCGCCTGGCAGGCGACCTTGATCAGGTGCGTCGCGTCCGGGGTGCGCTGTCCCATCCGCGCCTGCGGATCGGCGCCGGCCACGTTGAAGTAGCGTAGCGCCACGTAGGAAAACCCGTAGGCGAAGGCGGCATCCCTCAGCATCCATTCGCTCATCAGCTTCGAGGTGCCATAGGGGTTGATGGGGACGGTGGGGCTATCCTCGGCGGCATGCCCCCCCTCGGGAATGCCGTAGACGGCGGCGGTGCTGGAGAAGATAAAGCGCTCCACCTGGTTGTCGACGCAGGCCTTGATCAGGTTCAGGGTGTTGCGGGTGTTGTTGGAATAATACTTGAGCGGCAGCAGCACCGATTCCGGTGCTACGATGGCGGCGGCGAAATGCAGCACCGATTTGCACCCGGTTTCCCGCAGCACCTCGCCTATCTTTTTTTCGTCCGCCAGGTCGCCGACTATGAGCCGCTCCCCGTTGATCAAGGCGTCGGCGCTCCCGGTCGAAAGGTTGTCGAAGACAATCACCTCGTGGCCCGCCTCGGAAAGCTGTCTTACTACATGGCTTCCAATGTAGCCAGCCCCACCTGTAACAAGAATCGCACCCATAGATGCCTCCATCGTTTTGGATAATGAAAGAGGGTCTAGCCCTTGGACTAGACCCTCGATACTTCGGCGCTCTCGCCGGCAAGGCCACATGTGCAAACCCGAAGCCACAACCGCAGCGCGGACGGTATCAACAGCCAATAAGGCGAATATTTATAGCATCTACCCACTCCCCGCGCAACGATTAATTCGGTCCAAGAACCGATTGAACCGCCCCCCCTACCGGTCGCAGCATCTGCTATTTCGCATATAGCTCTCGCACACAAAAAGGCCGCATCGTTTGATGCGGCCTTTCCGAGTTCAGGAACCAAAGCGTCACCTTCCGCCACCACCGGTCCCCGCGCCGCCTGCGCCTGCCCCGCCTTCGGTGCCGCCCGGGGTTCCCATGGTCCCGCTCGGGCCGCCGGTAGCAGGTGTGCCGTAGTTGGGCTCGGTAGTGTTAGTGGTCCCGGTAGTTGCCCGGCGCGTCGATTTCTTCGACTTCTTGCTTCTTTTCTTTTTCTTCTTCTTGGTAGTGTCCTGGGTCTTGGTCTTGTCCCCCGCCGCACCCGCGGTCGGGACGTCATAGGGTGGTTGGCCTTTGGTGTCCATGGTTTCCGCCGGCACGCTGGGACTATCTACGGCCGAGACAATACCAGCAAACGACACGGCAACCAGGGCACTAACAATGATGGACAGCACTCTTTTCATGATGAGCCTCCCCTTGTTTATTAAACAACCGCCCCACTATATCATGAAATTAAAAAATGCAAATTTTTACCCGATTTTTTCCCGCGCACCGTTGAACCCCACTCACCACAGAGGTACACAGAGGAGAACCAAGGCCAAAGCTGACGTTTTCAGTTTTGCCTGTACTGTATTTCGTTTTTGATTCTCCTCTGTGGTGGAGCTTTTGTCTGCGTCACGCCCTCGAAGTGGAGCAGCGGCAGCGCCCCGACACCTTGACACGTCGAAAACAATGGTTATATTTCTCTAACCAAAAATCAAACAAAGGAGGAAAAGCGTTGAAGACCCCGAAGCCGCTCGACCTAGTGATCGACCAGTACCAGATTCTTATGACAAAGCTAAAGTCAACCCGCGACGTTCAGGAGAAGAACAAGCTCTTCCGCAGACTGGCCAACCTTCTTGCCGTGATGGAATTTCTCCTCACAGTTAACAAATCTTCTTAAGACAGAGATCCTGACATGAAGATGGTGCTATAATCCTGCCTGTCACAGTATCGGCACTTACATGAAAGGCGAAGGTCATGGCCCGCACCATTCCAAGCACAGGCGAACCAGATTCCATTCGGACCTGGTTCGCCTCCCGCACCATACTTACCGCAGCCGCAAAACTCTTTTTCGCCAACTGGAAGCAAGTATCGAAGACGCTGGAGGAGGAACAACTCCACGACCTGCGCGTCGCCTCACGCCGCCTGCGGGAGGCACTGGCACTCTTCGAACCCTGCTCTCCCTCGGATGCAGCGAGCAAGCTGTCAAAGCGGGTCAGAAAGGTGACCCGGATGCTGGGCCCGATACGCAATGCCGACGAGGCCCATCTCTTTTTCCTTGAACTAAAGCAAAGCAGGCCACAGACCGACACGGCGGTGCTGGACGAGCTTTTGCGCGCACTTGAGCAGGAGCGCGAGCTAGCGCGCAGCCAACTCGCCGCGACCTTGCGCCACCCCCGCGAGCGCAGGCAGACCACCACGCTGCTGGACGCTCTGCACGACCGGCTCAACCTCTTCCGGGGCCAGAAGGCAAATCCCTTCCTCGACTTCCGCACCTTCGCGGAGGGGGCGCTCACGGAGCGCGCCGAAACTCTCGCGCTACTCCTCCCGGCGGCGGCCATTGAAGGAGATCCCGCAGCACAGCACAGGCTGAGGATTGCGGTGAAGAAGATGCGTTACCGGGTGGAGCTCATGGAACCGCAGCTGCCATCGGCGGGTGCCTTGAGGGACAAGCTGAAGAGCCACCAGGAGGTGCTCGGGAAACTGCACGACCTGGACGTTTTTACCGGGATGGTGCGGGAAAGGATGGCCGAGGGGTCGGCCAAGGAGAAACTGCTGGACGTAATGGAGCAGCTAAGGCATGAGCTTTTCAAACGGTTTATGGAGCAGCTCCAGGCGATGCCATTGGCGGCGGTGCCGGAAGAGGTCAGACTTCTCTTTCCTCGACGCCCCCAGCCAGATCCAGCAGGCAGCCGGCAGTCGCGCGGCAGACCTTTTCCGCGAAGGAAAGGTTGAGGGTGTCGAGCGTGTCGCTCGGCTCGTGGTAGTTGGGATTTCTGAAATTTGTCGTGTCGGTCAGCATCACCGCGGGGAAACCGAGGTCCCAGAAGGGGGCATGATCCGACCTCCTGGTGTCGCGGAACATCTCCCCGTTGCCCGGAACCGCCAGGGGAACTAACGGAAGAGCGGCGCCATGGCGCTTGATCGCCTGGGAAAACCCCTGCAGCAGCGCCTTTGAGTTTTCGTTGCCGATCGCGGCGAGGAAGTTCCCCTGAGAAGGCACCTCCAGCGGCAGCCCCGCCGGCACGGTCTGCAAGGCGGAGTCGGATGCGAAGGCGACCGATTCCAGCACCAGCACCCCCTCGATATCCCACCCTTCCTCTTTGGCCCGGGCAGCGAGCGCCCGGCTCCCCCTGAGTCCGCTGCCTGAAACCTCTTCGTCGGCATTTTCCTCCAGGTTCACCGCCACGAACTGGACCGTCTTTTCCATGGAGAGCCCGCTCAAAACAGTGGCTATCTCCAGGAGAACCGCCACACCGCTTGCGTTGTCGTCGGCCCCGGGGGAGTTGGAAACGGTATCGTAATGAGCCAGCACCAGCAGCCGGCGCCTGGGAAAAAGCCTGCCGCGCCGGGTAGCAATCACGTTGCTGAACTCGCTGCCGTTGTCGAGGAACAGGTGCTGTTCGATGCTGTACCCCAAGGCTTTCAGGTTGTCGCTTACATAAGCCCGCGCGCGCTCCAGGGCGGCCGGGGCCGCCACCGGGTGCCTCACCCCTTCCAGCACCTCGATGTGCTTTCTTATCCGTTCCACCGAGATCTTCGCCAACGCCTGCCGAACCAGTTCCATCCTCGCTCCTTACGCCTATCTGCCTTTACTTTCCCTGCGCCTTAAGTTGCTGCTCCAGTTGCCGGATCCGCTCCTCGTCCTTTTGCACCTCTTCCAGTTTCCTCAAGTAAGCGATGCGGGCGGGAATGGGGGACGAGAGCGGCGATCTGTTGACGTAGGGGTTGTCCTCGAAGGTCGCTTTACCATCGGCTCGCTTCTTCTCGAATTCCTTTATCTCTTTCTGAGAAGGGTTGCGCCCCTTGGCCAGTTGCCACTTGCGACGCAGGCGGGCCAGTTCGGCCTGCTTCGCCGCCAGGTCCTCTCTGAGCTTGTTCAACTCCGCGCTCGCGTGATCCCCCTCAGGAGATGTGGGCGCGGGCGCTGCCGCGGGAGCACCCTCCCCTTTAATTGCGGGTGGTGTCGGGGAGGCAGTTTTCTTTTCCCCGGCGACCGATTGAATCTCCCTCGCCCGATTCAGGTACTTCTCCGGCACGCGGTCGGCATCGTCGGTGAAATGGGTCACGCCCTGGTCGTCGCGCCACTGGTAACTCGCAGCAGGGGCGAGGGCCGGCGTCAAAAATGCGAGAAGCAGGGTACTAATCACGAGATGTCGCATATGTCCCCCAAGAAACGAACCGTCAGCCACGGAGAAAATCCAAGAACATCAAAGTCAAAGCGACGCTTCCGGTACAAGGTTCGCCTGACCGGCATCCGAGGCAGGGACGATAATATGCATATCGTCGAAATTGTCAATTTTCTTTTAAATACTCTCATGGGTTGCGCCGCATTCTGGCGCAAAGAAGCCAGACGTAAAAAAGGCCGGGAAGTGTCTCCCCGGCCTTCGTCGCAAGCCCCCTCCCCCCTTGCGGGGGAGGGTTGGGGTGGGGGGTAAAAGCGCCATGTACGACTTCGTTGGCAGCTTCACCCACCCCCCGGCCCCCTCCCGTCAAAGGAGGGGGGAGAGGATCGTTCCCCGGTCAGGAAGGATCCTTCGCGGGGACCGCCAATAGCGCCTCCCGCATCAGGTCCGAGACCTTCATGTTGGTCTGTTTCGACAGGTGTTCCAGGGTCTCGCGGTCTTCATGGGTTACCCGTACCGAGACCACATGGTAGCGTACGTTCTCCTTCTTCTTCTTTCTCATACGCACTCCCCATTGCCACCTCGCCGTGGCAGTAAGTACTTACGGCTTGTAGACCTGCAGCAGCGCCTGGGCCATCTCCGCCGG
Proteins encoded in this region:
- a CDS encoding CHAD domain-containing protein, giving the protein MARTIPSTGEPDSIRTWFASRTILTAAAKLFFANWKQVSKTLEEEQLHDLRVASRRLREALALFEPCSPSDAASKLSKRVRKVTRMLGPIRNADEAHLFFLELKQSRPQTDTAVLDELLRALEQERELARSQLAATLRHPRERRQTTTLLDALHDRLNLFRGQKANPFLDFRTFAEGALTERAETLALLLPAAAIEGDPAAQHRLRIAVKKMRYRVELMEPQLPSAGALRDKLKSHQEVLGKLHDLDVFTGMVRERMAEGSAKEKLLDVMEQLRHELFKRFMEQLQAMPLAAVPEEVRLLFPRRPQPDPAGSRQSRGRPFPRRKG
- a CDS encoding DUF6290 family protein, coding for MRKKKKENVRYHVVSVRVTHEDRETLEHLSKQTNMKVSDLMREALLAVPAKDPS
- a CDS encoding DUF4124 domain-containing protein yields the protein MRHLVISTLLLAFLTPALAPAASYQWRDDQGVTHFTDDADRVPEKYLNRAREIQSVAGEKKTASPTPPAIKGEGAPAAAPAPTSPEGDHASAELNKLREDLAAKQAELARLRRKWQLAKGRNPSQKEIKEFEKKRADGKATFEDNPYVNRSPLSSPIPARIAYLRKLEEVQKDEERIRQLEQQLKAQGK
- the galE gene encoding UDP-glucose 4-epimerase GalE, which encodes MGAILVTGGAGYIGSHVVRQLSEAGHEVIVFDNLSTGSADALINGERLIVGDLADEKKIGEVLRETGCKSVLHFAAAIVAPESVLLPLKYYSNNTRNTLNLIKACVDNQVERFIFSSTAAVYGIPEGGHAAEDSPTVPINPYGTSKLMSEWMLRDAAFAYGFSYVALRYFNVAGADPQARMGQRTPDATHLIKVACQAALGMRDSVSIFGTDYNTPDGTGIRDYIHIEDLAAAHLYALKYLEQGGTSSTINVGYGQGGSVREVIKVVKEVSGVDFKVVEGPRRPGDPADLVAVADRIRSVLGWTPRYNSLRTIIEDAWRWEKKLFEKQK
- a CDS encoding YicC/YloC family endoribonuclease — its product is MIKSMTGYGKGESTHEGGRFVVEVRCVNHRYGEVTVKLPRALMQFENEIKKRVAERLVRGKIDVFIQVENAVSLGVPTANLPLARGYLKAFTSIKEALGLEGEVKLSLIACQRDVVTVAAEAEATLEEIPPELVVALEDALRRVDEMRLFEGESLYADFQKRREVLAQLIAKVGARSPLVVQEYAQRLKERIGQLLTEGNVPEERLAVEVALLADKCDVTEELVRLESHLRQFDETLNSGEPVGRKLDFLLQEINREVNTTGSKANDAQMAALVVELKAELEKIREQVQNIE
- a CDS encoding M28 family peptidase, producing MELVRQALAKISVERIRKHIEVLEGVRHPVAAPAALERARAYVSDNLKALGYSIEQHLFLDNGSEFSNVIATRRGRLFPRRRLLVLAHYDTVSNSPGADDNASGVAVLLEIATVLSGLSMEKTVQFVAVNLEENADEEVSGSGLRGSRALAARAKEEGWDIEGVLVLESVAFASDSALQTVPAGLPLEVPSQGNFLAAIGNENSKALLQGFSQAIKRHGAALPLVPLAVPGNGEMFRDTRRSDHAPFWDLGFPAVMLTDTTNFRNPNYHEPSDTLDTLNLSFAEKVCRATAGCLLDLAGGVEEREV